A genomic stretch from Pieris napi chromosome 18, ilPieNapi1.2, whole genome shotgun sequence includes:
- the LOC125058626 gene encoding protein phosphatase 1 regulatory subunit 3C, translating into MAAIDMLSSEQIFYGCSPPAGFLTDYSAPVRRPTKLTTRGYSAPSLSVLKPVQLSLKSSAPRSCIRLSTEKKQKRVVFADDRGYALEHVKVMTEPSHVPPYWALMIVASPPLERKPSLVDTWDVRFPQPASDYLEFRRRITENYVALENVIVKHNEGAVDGTVKVKNLDFAKEVLIRASSDGWSTHEDTYCAFVESGPLNTSGVSIYDTFGFRLQLPIHSRKLDFCVCFRCKDKEYWDNRNGENFTIEKSSVRKTPAISCARINYGNSWSGSVVGHTPYW; encoded by the coding sequence ATGGCCGCTATCGACATGTTGTCGTcggaacaaatattttacggGTGCAGCCCGCCAGCCGGTTTCCTAACAGACTATTCAGCTCCCGTTAGAAGACCAACAAAACTAACAACTAGAGGTTACTCGGCGCCCTCTCTCTCTGTGCTAAAACCGGTgcaattgtcattaaaatcaTCAGCTCCGAGAAGTTGCATACGGTTATCAACGGAGAAGAAGCAAAAACGCGTAGTGTTTGCGGACGACAGAGGTTACGCGTTGGAACATGTGAAGGTTATGACGGAGCCGTCCCATGTACCACCATACTGGGCTCTGATGATTGTTGCCAGTCCACCATTGGAAAGAAAACCTTCACTGGTTGACACTTGGGATGTGCGGTTCCCGCAACCCGCCTCCGATTACTTAGAATTCAGAAGGAGAATAACGGAAAACTATGTCGCGCTGGAGAATGTGATTGTCAAACACAACGAAGGCGCCGTGGATGGTACTGTCAAAGTGAAGAACTTGGATTTCGCGAAGGAAGTCTTAATACGCGCATCATCAGACGGGTGGAGTACCCACGAGGACACATATTGTGCGTTCGTTGAATCTGGGCCTTTAAACACGAGTGGTGTATCAATTTACGACACTTTTGGTTTCCGTTTGCAGCTACCCATACATTCGAGGAAGTTAGATTTCTGTGTGTGCTTCCGCTGCAAAGATAAGGAATATTGGGATAATAGGAACGGCGAAAATTTCACGATAGAAAAGTCGTCAGTGAGAAAAACCCCAGCGATATCGTGTGCTAGGATTAATTATGGTAATTCGTGGAGTGGTTCAGTCGTGGGTCACACGCCGTATTGGTGA
- the LOC125058180 gene encoding serine protease snake-like isoform X2 → MLIHLAIVFSLLACTKSLSEGDSCTKMDGSPGVCKAINDCPYAEDDFRRHLKPMTCGYTQFDPVICCGESLKVTTPKIRARVRGRKTTTTEQPKEIEFSLECDKAERRGKKAYDKCLEYQEKYVYPCRPGPTTGNIRVDECTRKPEQLVIGGEDAYEGEFPHMALLGYGKDKLEWICGGVIISERYVLTAGHCTYSRFYGPVKKIRVGILKRSDPVDSSKEYNVIATKHPEYKPPMKYHDIALLQTDRDIELNKYVVPACLHDGGPLFNNSAIVTGWGTTVFRYMERTDVLQKATVEGFENGECERKFKDIRLMSKGYNSTTQLCYGDRVSNKDSCEGDSGGPLQVNHPTVRCMYWVIGITSWGKWCGIAGEPGIYTRVEHYVPWIEDIVWP, encoded by the exons ATGTTGATCCACCTGGCAATAGTGTTCTCACTTTTGGCGTGTACCAAATCTCTAAGTGAAg GAGATAGCTGCACCAAAATGGATGGATCTCCTGGAGTTTGCAAGGCGATTAACGACTGCCCATACGCAGAAGATGACTTCAGAAGGCATCTTAAACCAATG aCATGCGGATACACTCAATTTGATCCAGTCATATGCTGCGGGGAATCACTTAAGGTTACCACACCTAAAATTAGGGCGAGAGTTAGGGGAAG aaaaACAACCACAACGGAGCAACCGAAAGAGATAGAGTTTTCGTTGGAATGTGACAAAGCAGAGAGAAGAGGAAAGAAAGCGTATGATA AATGCCTTGAATACCAAGAGAAATATGTGTACCCGTGCCGCCCTGGACCTACCACTGGTAACATTAGAGTTGACGAGTGCACTCGGAAACCAGAACAGCTGGTCATAGGAGGTGAAGACGCTTATGAGGGGGAGTTTCCGCATATG gcTCTCCTGGGATATGGTAAAGATAAATTAGAATGGATTTGTGGAGGTGTCATAATCAGCGAACGATATGTGCTCACTGCAGGGCATTGCACTTACAGCAGATTTTA TGGCCCTGTAAAGAAAATTCGAGTTGGTATATTAAAACGAAGTGATCCCGTGGATTCGTCTAAAGAATACAATGTGATAGCCACCAAGCATCCAGAATACAAACCACCGATGAAATATCATGATATAGCGTTACTACAGACTGACAGAGA TATAGAACTTAACAAGTACGTCGTGCCAGCGTGCCTTCATGACGGCGGCCCCTTATTCAACAACAGTGCGATCGTTACCGGTTGGGGAACGACGGTCTTTAGATATATGGAGCGCACGGATGTACTCCAAAAg GCAACTGTCGAGGGATTTGAAAATGGCGAATGTGAAAGGAAGTTTAAGGATATCCGTCTAATGTCAAAAGGTTATAACTCGACAACCCAACTGTGTTATGGAGATCGAGTTTCCAACAAGGATAGTTGTGAG gGTGACAGTGGTGGACCCCTGCAAGTGAACCACCCAACCGTCCGCTGTATGTATTGGGTCATTGGGATCACCTCCTGGGGCAAATGGTGCGGTATAGCTGGCGAACCGGGCATTTACACCCGGGTGGAACATTACGTGCCTTGGATCGAGGACATTGTTTGGCCTTAG
- the LOC125058180 gene encoding serine protease snake-like isoform X1 has protein sequence MSRSNKMLIHLAIVFSLLACTKSLSEGDSCTKMDGSPGVCKAINDCPYAEDDFRRHLKPMTCGYTQFDPVICCGESLKVTTPKIRARVRGRKTTTTEQPKEIEFSLECDKAERRGKKAYDKCLEYQEKYVYPCRPGPTTGNIRVDECTRKPEQLVIGGEDAYEGEFPHMALLGYGKDKLEWICGGVIISERYVLTAGHCTYSRFYGPVKKIRVGILKRSDPVDSSKEYNVIATKHPEYKPPMKYHDIALLQTDRDIELNKYVVPACLHDGGPLFNNSAIVTGWGTTVFRYMERTDVLQKATVEGFENGECERKFKDIRLMSKGYNSTTQLCYGDRVSNKDSCEGDSGGPLQVNHPTVRCMYWVIGITSWGKWCGIAGEPGIYTRVEHYVPWIEDIVWP, from the exons ATGTCcag ATCCAACAAAATGTTGATCCACCTGGCAATAGTGTTCTCACTTTTGGCGTGTACCAAATCTCTAAGTGAAg GAGATAGCTGCACCAAAATGGATGGATCTCCTGGAGTTTGCAAGGCGATTAACGACTGCCCATACGCAGAAGATGACTTCAGAAGGCATCTTAAACCAATG aCATGCGGATACACTCAATTTGATCCAGTCATATGCTGCGGGGAATCACTTAAGGTTACCACACCTAAAATTAGGGCGAGAGTTAGGGGAAG aaaaACAACCACAACGGAGCAACCGAAAGAGATAGAGTTTTCGTTGGAATGTGACAAAGCAGAGAGAAGAGGAAAGAAAGCGTATGATA AATGCCTTGAATACCAAGAGAAATATGTGTACCCGTGCCGCCCTGGACCTACCACTGGTAACATTAGAGTTGACGAGTGCACTCGGAAACCAGAACAGCTGGTCATAGGAGGTGAAGACGCTTATGAGGGGGAGTTTCCGCATATG gcTCTCCTGGGATATGGTAAAGATAAATTAGAATGGATTTGTGGAGGTGTCATAATCAGCGAACGATATGTGCTCACTGCAGGGCATTGCACTTACAGCAGATTTTA TGGCCCTGTAAAGAAAATTCGAGTTGGTATATTAAAACGAAGTGATCCCGTGGATTCGTCTAAAGAATACAATGTGATAGCCACCAAGCATCCAGAATACAAACCACCGATGAAATATCATGATATAGCGTTACTACAGACTGACAGAGA TATAGAACTTAACAAGTACGTCGTGCCAGCGTGCCTTCATGACGGCGGCCCCTTATTCAACAACAGTGCGATCGTTACCGGTTGGGGAACGACGGTCTTTAGATATATGGAGCGCACGGATGTACTCCAAAAg GCAACTGTCGAGGGATTTGAAAATGGCGAATGTGAAAGGAAGTTTAAGGATATCCGTCTAATGTCAAAAGGTTATAACTCGACAACCCAACTGTGTTATGGAGATCGAGTTTCCAACAAGGATAGTTGTGAG gGTGACAGTGGTGGACCCCTGCAAGTGAACCACCCAACCGTCCGCTGTATGTATTGGGTCATTGGGATCACCTCCTGGGGCAAATGGTGCGGTATAGCTGGCGAACCGGGCATTTACACCCGGGTGGAACATTACGTGCCTTGGATCGAGGACATTGTTTGGCCTTAG